One region of Niallia sp. Man26 genomic DNA includes:
- the lspA gene encoding signal peptidase II: protein MFYYIIALIIIALDQWTKWLVATKMELGESITVIENFFYITSHRNSGAAWGILEGQMTFFYIITAVVIVGIVYFIQKGAKGKLLYGVSLGLILGGAIGNFIDRVRHQYVVDFVNTYIFNYDFPIFNIADSSLVIGVILLIIVMLKEEREAKKEKENGKKGTYHSE, encoded by the coding sequence GTGTTTTATTACATAATTGCACTTATAATCATTGCATTGGATCAATGGACAAAATGGCTTGTGGCAACGAAGATGGAACTTGGAGAAAGCATTACTGTCATTGAGAATTTCTTCTATATAACATCCCATCGCAACAGCGGTGCTGCTTGGGGGATTTTGGAAGGGCAAATGACATTCTTCTATATCATCACAGCAGTTGTTATTGTCGGCATCGTTTATTTCATCCAGAAAGGTGCAAAAGGCAAGTTGCTTTATGGAGTTTCCTTAGGCCTGATTCTTGGCGGGGCTATCGGAAACTTTATTGACCGCGTCAGACATCAGTATGTCGTGGACTTTGTAAATACGTATATCTTCAATTATGATTTTCCTATATTTAATATTGCAGACTCATCTTTAGTAATTGGTGTTATATTGCTTATCATTGTGATGCTAAAGGAGGAAAGAGAAGCAAAGAAGGAGAAAGAAAATGGAAAAAAGGGAACATATCATTCAGAGTGA